Proteins encoded in a region of the Raphanus sativus cultivar WK10039 chromosome 8, ASM80110v3, whole genome shotgun sequence genome:
- the LOC108821334 gene encoding NAC domain-containing protein 71, with translation MARSYLPPGFRFHPTDEELVGYYLHRRNEGLEIELEIIPLMDLYKFDPWELPEKSFLPNRDMEWFFFCHRDRKYQNGSRINRATKSGYWKATGKDRNIICQSSSSSSSPINGCRKTLVFYLGRAPFGGRTEWAMHEYRLFDSDSSEKSRNFKVDFALCRVVKRNEVTLKKCEASSLEVPDDPLANNVDIPCEARYTGTGSYDAHNTLRASPDFILESSTKGNSQSRTEEDSGFQVFALPEFEYPSEFFADLNFDRGMENPFTFVNYQEAHVNDEVINYGVLL, from the exons ATGGCGAGATCATATTTACCACCTGGTTTCAGATTTCACCCAACAGATGAAGAACTAGTGGGGTATTACCTGCACAGGAGAAACGAAGGGCTTGAAATTGAGCTCGAAATAATTCCTTTAATGGATTTATACAAGTTTGATCCTTGGGAACTTCCTG AGAAATCCTTCTTGCCAAATCGAGATATGGAATGGTTTTTCTTCTGTCACCGAGACAGAAAATATCAAAACGGATCTCGAATAAACAGAGCAACTAAATCTGGTTACTGGAAAGCTACTGGTAAAGATAGAAACATCATTTGccagtcttcttcttcctcgtcttcACCAATCAATGGGTGTCGAAAAACCCTAGTTTTTTATTTGGGTCGAGCCCCTTTTGGTGGTAGAACAGAGTGGGCAATGCATGAGTATCGTCTCTTTGATAGCGATTCTTCAGAAAAATCACGGAATTTCAAG GTAGACTTCGCGCTATGCCGCGTGGTAAAGAGGAATGAGGTTACACTTAAGAAATGTGAAGCCAGTTCACTGGAGGTTCCAGATGACCCATTGGCCAACAATGTTGACATTCCTTGTGAAGCAAGATACACAGGAACGGGTTCATATGACGCACATAATACACTCCGGGCTTCTCCTGATTTCATCCTTGAATCATCGACTAAG gGGAATTCACAATCGCGAACAGAAGAAGATTCTGGTTTCCAAGTGTTTGCACTACCCGAATTTGAATACCCATCAGAGTTCTTTGCAGATTTGAATTTCGACAGGGGAATGGAGAATCCTTTTACTTTCGTTAATTATCAAGAAGCTCATGTGAACGATGAAGTCATTAACTATGGTGttcttctttaa
- the LOC108820173 gene encoding VQ motif-containing protein 5 encodes MNQRPRNDYLRVNRTGKYTRKSIFDQVHTNANVIPQQPRQPQPKTQVYIIDKEDFKTIVQQLTSNQSCEFLPQNLPNRQKIRPEATSPVPLNATGVHVSSHMQYFESLLEESSDSNGDNFQQSFDENQFHMQPMLYSNGDNFRPTFDENQSHMPPMSYSNGRKPIMTTTLPSHWSNGSPQQMDGAYSLQSTRVEYPQPLTPKFTFSSVTQPGYFHPDLGRF; translated from the coding sequence ATGAATCAGCGACCACGAAATGATTACTTGAGAGTGAATAGGACTGGAAAGTACACTCGAAAGAGTATTTTCGATCAAGTACACACTAACGCTAACGTCATACCTCAGCAGCCACGGCAACCGCAACCGAAAACACAAGTGTACATCATTGACAAGGAAGACTTCAAAACCATTGTTCAGCAACTAACGAGTAATCAATCATGTGAGTTCTTACCTCAAAACCTTCCAAATCGTCAGAAGATCAGACCAGAGGCGACCTCACCAGTTCCTCTCAATGCCACAGGGGTTCATGTCTCATCGCATATGCAGTATTTTGAAAGCTTACTTGAAGAATCATCGGACTCTAATGGTGACAACTTCCAACAATCATTTGATGAGAATCAATTTCATATGCAACCCATGCTATATTCAAATGGTGACAATTTCCGACCAACATTTGATGAGAATCAATCTCATATGCCACCCATGTCATATTCCAATGGTCGTAAACCGATCATGACCACTACTTTACCCTCTCATTGGTCCAATGGTTCGCCTCAACAAATGGACGGTGCTTACTCATTGCAATCAACTAGAGTTGAGTATCCTCAACCATTGACTCCAAAGTTCACATTTTCGTCTGTGACTCAACCTGGATATTTCCATCCGGACCTAGGACGTTTTTAG